TACACCCACGGCGGCCGCAAGCCGCGCGGGCTCGATGTTGTGGAATGGGCCCGCAAGATGGAAGAGCTTGGCGCCGGGGAAATCCTGCTCACCAGCATGGACCGCGACGGTACCAAGGAAGGTTTCGACCTGGGCCTCACCCGCGCGGTCTCCGATGCGGTCGAGATTCCCGTCATTGCCAGCGGCGGGGTGGGCGGCCTCTCCCACATCTACGACGGGCTCACCGAAGGCGGCGCCGACGCGGCGCTGGCCGCCAGCATCTTCCACTACCGCGAACACACCATCGCCGAAGTCCGCGACTACCTGCGAGAGCGCGGCGTCCCGGTGCGGCCGGCATGAGCAGCTACACCCCCGCAGACGTCGAGGCCGGACAGGCGGTCTACAACCCGCTGAGCCTGCGGCTCTATGACCTGTGGGTGACGCAGGTCTCGAACCGGCTCTTCTGGAAGTGCCCGCCCGAGAGAATTCAGACCTTCTACGACCAGAACGTCAGCACCAACCACCTCGATGTGGGGGTGGGAAGCGGCTACTACCCGGCCAACTGCAAGCGGCTGGGTCCCGGAGGGCGGCTGGCGCTCATGGATCTCAACCCCGAGAGCCTGCGCTTTACCGCCCGGCGGCTTGAAAAGCTCCGTCCCGAGACCTACCAGGCCGACGTGCTGGAGCCCATTGCCCCGCAGCTCAGCGAAGCGATTGCACCCTTCGATTCGATCGGGCTGAACTATCTCATCCACTGCTTGCCCGGCGGCATCGAGTCCAAGTCGGTGGTGTTTGAAAATCTGGGTGCGCTTCTCGCGCCCGGCGGGGTCCTGTTCGGGACGACGCTGCTGCAGGGCGGCGTGCGCCGCTCCCCGCAGGCGCGCGCGCTCATGGATCTCTACAACCGCCGCAAGTATCTCACCAACCGCTTCGACGACCTGCGCGGGCTGCGCGCGGGGCTCGAATCCCACTTCCCTGAAGTCGAAATCGACGTCCGCGGGGCCGTCGCCCTGTTCCGAGCCCGGCGCTGAATCAGCTTTCCAGAACCCCGATGTTCCACGTGGAACACTGCCCAACCCGCCCGGTGGTTGCCCGGACGTCAGGGATTTAGTAAACCACGGCCTTCCCGCGTGCATCTCAAGGAAACCCGGAGCCGCTGGAGGAGCACAGAAACGCCGTGGACGCTGAAGATTTCAAGAAAATCGACCCGATCTCCCGCGAAGAGTTGATCGGCCAGATCAAGTGGAACGAGCAGGGCCTCATTCCGGCCGTTGCCCAGTGCGTGGCCAGCGGTGACGTGCTCATGCTCGCCTGGGTGGACCGCGAGGCCCTGGACAAGACCGTCGAGACCGGGTTTGCCCACTACCACTCGCGAAGCCGGGGCAAACTCTGGAAAAAGGGCGAATCGAGCGGCCACGTCCAGAAGATCCGCGACATCCGCCTGGATTGCGACGGCGACACCCTGTTGTTCCACGTGGAACAAACCGGTGCGGCCTGCCACACCGGGCGCTGGAACTGCTTCTTCCGGGAGGTCGAAGGGGAGAGCGCCGGCACCCCCTCGGGGCCCGCTGTGGTGAACGCCCTGTTCGAGGTGATCGAGGCCCGC
This Chrysiogenia bacterium DNA region includes the following protein-coding sequences:
- the hisI gene encoding phosphoribosyl-AMP cyclohydrolase; protein product: MDPISREELIGQIKWNEQGLIPAVAQCVASGDVLMLAWVDREALDKTVETGFAHYHSRSRGKLWKKGESSGHVQKIRDIRLDCDGDTLLFHVEQTGAACHTGRWNCFFREVEGESAGTPSGPAVVNALFEVIEAR
- a CDS encoding class I SAM-dependent methyltransferase, whose protein sequence is MSSYTPADVEAGQAVYNPLSLRLYDLWVTQVSNRLFWKCPPERIQTFYDQNVSTNHLDVGVGSGYYPANCKRLGPGGRLALMDLNPESLRFTARRLEKLRPETYQADVLEPIAPQLSEAIAPFDSIGLNYLIHCLPGGIESKSVVFENLGALLAPGGVLFGTTLLQGGVRRSPQARALMDLYNRRKYLTNRFDDLRGLRAGLESHFPEVEIDVRGAVALFRARR